DNA from Sulfitobacter albidus:
CCGGCGCGCCCAACAGCGCGCGCGCCAGCAGCACCCGCTGCAATTGTCCGCCCGAGAGGCCGCGGATCTGCCGATCCGCCAGCGCCTCGGCGCCCACGTCCACCAGCGCGGCCTGCCAATCGGCGCGGGCCACACGGCTGGGCAGGTTGAGAAACCGCGCGACCGTCAGGGGCAGGGTGGCATCCACCGCAAGGCTTTGCGGCACGTAGCCCACGCGCAGCGCGGGCGCGCGGGTGACGGTGCCCGAGAATGCAGGCAGCGCGCCGATCAGGCCGCGCAAAAGCGAACTTTTTCCCGATCCGTTCGGCCCCACGATGGTCACGATCTCACCCCGGTCGATGTGCATGTCCACGTCGCGCAGCACCGGCGTGGCGCCGTAGGCGAGGGTGAGCGCGTCGGTGGTGATCAAGCGGCTCATGCGGGGGCGTCCTGACAGGCGGGGCAGAGGCCCTCGGCCTCGACCACCGTGCGCTCGATGGCAAAGCCCGCGGCGGCAGCGGCATCGCCCAACCGGCCCGCGGCGGGGGCGGTGTCGGCCTCGGCCACGGTGTTGCAGGCGCGGCAGATCAGAAACGCAGGCGCGTGATCGGCCCCGGGATGCGCACAGGCGATATAGGCGTTGAGCGCTTCGATCTTGTGGGCGAACCCCGCCTTGACCAGAAAATCCAGCGCCCGGTAGGCGACGGGCGGCTGGCTGCCCATGCCGTCGGCCTTCAGATGCGCCAGCAGATCGTAGGCGCCAAGCGCGCGGTGCTCGCGCAGCAGGATCTCGAGCGCGCGGCGGCGCACGGGGGTCAGGCGCAGGCCACGGGACGCGCAGTCGGCGTCGGCGCGCGCAAGCGTGCTGTCGATACAGGCGCTATGGTCGTGGCGGGCGAATCCGATGGGATCTGTCATGGGGCCTCCGGTATTGGTGGTGGTTGATATGTTATAACATCACTGTTAGCAAGAGAGGGAATCAATCCATGAGGTCTCCCATGCGCCGTACTCTTTTGCTGTCGCTCACTGTCGTTCCCGGATTTGCCTTTGCCGAAGTGCCGCGCGTCGTGACAGATATCCCACCCGTCGGCGCGATTGCCAAGCGGGTGATGCAGGGGGCGGGGGAGCCCACGGTGCTGGTCCCGCCCGGCGCGTCGCCCCACGACTATGCGCTGCGCCCCTCGGAGGCACGCGCGTTGGCAGCGGCGGATGTGGTCGTCTGGGTCGGCCACGGGCTGACCGGCTTTCTCGAAGACCCGATCGAGGCGCTTTCCGAAGACGCCGCCGTGCTGGAGCTGATGGACGCGCCGCTCGCCCTGCTGCCCTATCGTGAAGGGGTGTCGTTCGACGACCATGATCATGACCAAGACCACGCCGACCATGACGATCACGACAAGGAAGAGGGCCACGACGATCACGACCATGCTAAGGAAGAGGGTCATCACGATCATGACCACGCCAAGGAAGAGGGTCATGACGATCATGACCACGCCGGCGAAGAGGGCCACGACGATCACGCGGGCCACGATCACGCGGGGGCGGTCGATCCGCATCTCTGGCTCGACCCGGCCAATGCCGTTCAGGCGGCCGCCGCACTTGCAGAGCTGCTGGGCAGCCGCGACCCCGCGAACGCCGAGCTCTATGCCGCGAACGCCAGCGCCTTTGCCGGTGAGATGACCGCGCTTGAGGTGGAGGTGACCGAAATCCTCGCGCCCGCGCGCGGGCAGGATTTCATCGTGCTGCACGATGCCTTCCACTACTTCGAGGACGCCTTCGAGATCGAGGCAACGGGGTCGGTCATCGACGGCGAAGGATCCAGCCCCGGCGCACGGCGCTTGTCGGCCCTGCGCGCCACGCTGAGCGAGACGCAGATCACCTGCGCCTTTGCCGAACCACAGATGAACACATCGCTGATCGAGACGGCGGTCGAGGGGCAGGACGTGCGCATTGCCACACTCGATCCGCTGGGCGACGGCAGCGACTATGCGGGGCTGATCCGCACACTGGCCACATCCATGGCCGACTGCCTGACCGGCAAAAACTAGCCGAGATCCAGATCCGACGGATCGTAGGTGTGGCGCCCGTCCTCGGACGGGCGCGCGCGTTTCAGGGCCCAGTATTTGCGCACCTCCGCCATGCCCAGCGTCGGATTGTCGTCCAGAAAATCGCGGGTGTATTTGTTGAACTGGTTGTCCGGCGCGATGGTGCTGCGGGTCCTGGCGCCGTCGGCCCTGATGGCGTGGTACGCTTCAACCGCGTCGGCCAGCGTGCGGCCCGTGTTCTCGCGCATCCATGTCATGAAGGCGATGTTGAATTTGAACCCCGCGCCTGCGTGGTCGCGAAAGAACCGCCGCACGTTCTGGGTGTTGCGGTAGCTGTCGGTGATGACGGTCGTGGGGTCCAGCGGCGCGCTGTGCCAGTCGAAATCCGACCGCTGCGCGCGCGGTTTGGGTCGCAACACGTCGCCGGTATCCAGAAAGGTCGCCAGCCGGTCGAGCAGCACGTGCTTGTTGCCGCTTACCGGCAGTCCCCGGTCGCGCAGGGCATCGGCCAGCTCCGCACGTAGCCAGTACCAGCGGCGCAGCTCCGCTCCGGTGGTGACTTCGTGAATGTCGGGTCGGGTTTCCATGGGGTGAGGATAGCCCATCACAGCGCCCGCGCAAAGAAATTGCCCCGCCGACCGAAAAGGGCGACGGGGCAGAGCGGTTGAAAAGGCCTTTGCGGGGGAAATCAGACGGCGATCTTACCACCGCCCTGTTTGGTGATCACCACGACCGAGGGGCGCGGCGGCATGGCCGGGTCGAAGTCGGGCCAGCGGGTCGCCGGATCCTCGAAGGTGCTGTCACGCTCGAAGCCTTCAAGGTCTTTCACACCGTCAGTGCCGGGGTGCTGCACGGCGACGAACAGCGTCTCGGCGTCGTCGGTGAAGTAAGGCCCGCACATCTCACCACCCACCGGGCAGCGGAAGAACAGCTTGGACGTGCCGCGCGCCTCGCCTTCGGTTTCCACCGCGTAGAGGCCATCGGATTTGCCGGTCTTGCCCCAGTTGCCGCCCTGATCGGTCGATACCCACAGACGGCCATCGGCGTCGATGGCGGCGTTGTCGGGCGATCCGAACCAGCCGTTGTCCGAAGTCTCGGGGTTCCAGACGGCGCCCACTTCGGCCACGGACGGGTCGCCACACTGCACCAGGATCGACCATGTGCCTGTGGTGGCCGCGTGGTTGCCGCCCTCTTCCTTGATCTCGATGATGTGGCCGAACGCGCTTTCGGGGCGCGGGTTGGCCGCGTTCACCTGATCGGGTTTCCGCTTGGAGTTGTTGGTGAGCATCAGATAGACCGAGCCGTCACCGCGCGGCTGCGCGTCCTCGGGGCGGTCCATGGGCGTCGCACCCACCAGATCGGCGGCGATGCGCGTATCGATGACCACGTCGCCCTGATCGTTGAACCCGTTTTCCGCCGTCAGCGGCCCCTCACCGTGTACCAGCGGCAGCCAGGCCACGGTGCCGTCTTCATCAAAGCGCGCGACATAGAGGATGCCATCGCTCAGCAGCGTGCTGTTGGCGGCCGCGTCGTCGCTGACCGTTCCGTTGGAGACGTATTTGTACTGGTAGTCAAAGCGGTTGTCGTCGCCCGAATAGACCACCAGACGGCCATCGGTTGCGACGGTCGTCTCACAGCCCTCGTGGCGGAAGCGGCCAAGGGCGGTATGCTTGATCGGCATCGCATCCGGGTTGCGCGGATCGACTTCAACAACCCAGCCAAAGCGGTTTGGCTCATTCGGCTCTTTGTCGATGTTGAACCGGTCGTAGTATTTGCCCCAGGCGTACCAGCCACCCGGCACGCCGTAACGCTCGGCGCGTTTGGCCTCTGCGGGGTCCATGGCGCTCAGGTCGGGCTTGCCCTCGGCATCGACCTTGTCGGTCCAGAAATAGCCGTGGAAGTTCTCTTCGGCCAGCAGGTAGGTGCCCCAGGGGGTCATGCCGCCCGCGCAGTTGTTGAGCGTGCCGATGATCGCCATGCCCTCGGGATCGGCGGTGGTTTTCATACGGTCGTGACCGGCGGCGGGTCCGGAAACGGTCATTTCGGTGTTCAGGGGGTGATCCGGCGGTTGTACTGGCCGTTGCGCTCAACGCGCCACTGGCCGGTGGTCTCTTTCTCGATTTCGACGACGGTGCCACCGTGGGCGGCCATCTCGATGTCCACGAGCTCCTTGGTCATGCCCTCGAAACCGGCGCGGTCCTGGCGGCCCAGACCGGGGAACATGACCTCCTCGTTGGTGTATTCGTGGTTCACGCAAAGCAGGCCGCGCGTGCCCGCCTCGTTCAGCGCGGTAAAGCCCACGTAATCGTTGTTGTAGCCGAACTGCTGAAGCTGCGCGGCGGCGGTCTGGTTCATGACGTCAAATTCGGGCGCGTCGGCGGTGATCGGATCGCCCCAGCGCAGCAGGATTTCGGCGTCGTAGCCTTCGGCGACGTGGTGCATCGTGTCGTTGCCCCAGGCCAGTTCGGTGAAGTTGTAGCGCGAGGTGCCCTGCGCTGCCGTCTGACGTGGCGCGACCATGGCGGAGGTGCCGAACATCGCGGTGGTCGCGGTCACGGCGAGCGCGCCGCGGAACATGTCACGGCGGGAATAGCGCGCGGCGATCACTTCACCGATGGTGCGTTGCAGGTTGGGGTTTGTGGGGATGTCGTCGAAGGCCTCAAACGCTTCGGCCTTGTTGCCGTGGGCGGGGTCGTTGACGATGTCATTGCGATTCATAGCGGGCTCCTTGCTGGCTGCTGATCGCCTTTTGGGGCGATTCCACTACAGATTTATGACATGGGTTGATTTCCCGCTGTGCGGGAAATTCGGCGCCCCCGTGACGAGGGCGCCGATCCGCCTACGCGAGATCAAGGCTCTTGGTCAGAGTCACCTTGTCGTCCCCCGGCGCCCAAAAGCCGCGGATGCGCGATTGCTCGGCATAGCCACGCGCGCGGTAGAAGGCGCGGGTCGCGGCGAACTCCGGCAGGCCCGAGGTGTCGGCAATCAGCAGCCGGGCACCGAGCGCGCGCAGCCGCGTCTCAAGCGCGTGGGTCAGTGCAGTTCCCGCGCCGCTGTTCTGATGCGCCGGAAGCACGGCGATGGCGCGCATGTTCCAGGTGCCTTCCGTCATCGGCTCCGGTTCGGCAAAACAAAAGCCGACAGGCTCCGCGGCATGACAGGTCAGCCACAGGGCGTCCGAGCCGTCGATCATGGCGGGCAGGAGATCACTGGGGAATAGCGCTGTCAGGTCGAGCACGGTTTGCAATGCGGGAGTGTCCCGCACGTGAGTGTCGTTGATTTTCAATGGTTTGGTCTTTCGATTGATGTGCGCAAGGCGCATGAATGTCGGACGCGCTCAAGGGGCGATATCTGTCTGATCCAGGCCGCGCGTGGGCGCGGGGTCAGCGGAGGGTGGCAATCGTGGACATCAAAACTCCGGTGCGCCCGGTCATCCGGGGACGCCCTCAGGGTAGTTCACCGCACCCCATGACGCAAGATCAGAGCGTGCGCGTCATGAAGACGGAATTAGGATCGGGGCTGTAGCCCTCGAACGGTGGGCAGTACGCAAAACCGTGGCGCTCGTAGAGCCTGCGCGCGGCGGCGGACGCCTCGGCGCTGCCGGTCTCGAGGAAGAGCTGCGTGGTGCCGGCCTTGCGCGCCGCCGTGAGCAGATGCGCCAGCAGGGCGGTCCCGACGCCGCGCCCGCGACCGGCCGCGAGCACATGCATAGATTTTACTTCCGCCGTGGTGCCGGAAAGGGGTTTGATCCCCAACATTCCAAGCGCTGTTTCCCCGTCCCACGCCGCGTAAAGCGTCGTCTTGCCATCGGCGTAGTCGTCGACGTCGAGGTGGTGATTGCTCTCGCTGGGATAATGCGCGTCACCATGGGCGATATGCGCGGCGATCAGGGCACGGATCGCGGGGTCGGTCGGGTTGGCGGGGCCGATGGTGAACGTCATGGGCGCAGAACACGCCAAATATGCGCGCACCGCAAGCAACGTGTGGTCGGAGCAAACTTTCGGATGAAAGTTTGGGCACAAATCCTCTTTCGAGGATTTGATCAGCGCGCGAATTGATCGATGAGATCGGGGATATGCGCCTTGAACTTGAAGAAACCGGCTTTGGCGTGGGGCCAGGCGACCGTGTCGATCTCACGGCGGACCTCGCTCAGCGGCGGGACGGCATCCCCCTTGCGCAGTTTGCGCAAGAGCGCACGTGTGGATCCCACGGGGGCGTGCGGGGTGACGACGTGATCGAGCCTATGCTCGGATGCCCAATCCGCGACCGCCTGCGCATCTGACAGGATGACGGCCCCGGGTGAGGCTTCCTGTGCGAGCCGCGTGCGAAACTCCGGCACAAAGGGCGCCACGTCCCACGGGCTTTGTGCATCTGTGGTGTCGATGTAGCCCACGCTCACCGGGTCAATGCCCAGCGGGCCCAGAAACGGCGCGCCCAGATCGTCGCTGTGCAGCAGCAGGCCCACACGGTCGCCCGGCGCACCCGCGTAGGCGGCGATTTCGGGGATCGGCTGCCGCTCGGGCGGCTTCGGCGCCTGTACCGGCGGCGCCTCTGTCGCCAATCCTTGCACGCCGACAAACCGGCCGTCGGTGAATTTTGCGATGTTGTCGGGACGCGCGAGATACGTCTTGCCCTGCGTCTGGATGCCCGCCACCCAGCGCCAGCTGAGTGTGTTGACCGCCGCATCCCCGTCGAGCAGGTGGCGCAGGAAGAAATCCGCGCCCAATTGCCACGGCAGCCCCAGCGTGAAGATCCAGATCGAGGCGAACCACATCCGGGCGTGATTGTGCAGATAGCCGGTCGTGGCCAGCTCCCGCGCCCAGGCGTCAAACGGCGCGATGCCGGTATCGCCGAGGCAGGCGGCCTCCCAGCGCTGGCGCATGCCGGATTGCGTCTGCACCTCATTGTGCAGCCGCCCCAGATCGTCGAGGTAGCTGGCCCACACCGCCGGGCGCTGCTCCATCCAGCCTTTCCAGTAGGTGCGCCACCAGACCTCCATCAGGAATTTCTCGGCGTCCTCCGCGTTCATCCGCGACAGAACCGCGCGCGAGACATCCGCCTCGTCGAGCACTTTCATCCGCAGATAGGGCGACAGGGTCGAGACATGGCTATGCGCGCCGGGCCCCAGATCAAAGTTGCGCTTGCGTGCATACTCGCTGCCCGCGCGCGGAGCAAAGGCGGCGAGCCGCTCGGTGGCGGCGTCAAGCGTGGGCGGGAAACTGTGGAGTGCATCGGTCATGACCCGCAGTTAGGCCGGGGTGAGATAGGTTCAACTGTCCGCGCCCCCTTGAAGCTCCCAGACACGGCGACTAATCTGAAAGCAACCTTTCGCGGGTATTTCCCTGCGGCTGCAATGAAAAGGCGTGAGCAATGAACAATCCCATCGAAACCTACGCAAACCTCGTCCCCATGGTGGTCGAGCAGACCAGCCGGGGCGAGCGCGCCTACGATATCTTCTCGCGTCTTCTCAAAGAGCGGATCATCTTCATCAACGGGCCGATCCACTCAGGGATGAGCCACCTCGTCGTGGCGCAGCTGCTGCACCTTGAGGCAGAAAATCCCTCCAAGGAAATCAGCATGTACATCAACTCCCCCGGGGGGGAGGTGACGGCGGGCCTGTCGATCTATGACACCATGCAGTACATCCGCCCCAAGGTCAGCACGCTGGTCTGCGGCATGGCCGCCTCGATGGGGTCGGTCATCGCGATCGGCGGTGAAAAGGGGATGCGTTTTGCGCTGCCCAACGCCGAGGTGATGATCCACCAGCCATCGGGCGGCAGCCAGGGCGTGGCCGAGGATATCCTGATCTCTGCCCGCCACATCGAGCGGACGCGCGAGCGGATGTATCAGCTTTATGTCAAGCACTCCGGCCAGGATTACGAGACCGTGCAAAAGGCGCTGGACCGCGATCTGTGGATGACCCCCGAAGAAGCCAAGGAATGGGGCCACATCGACGAGATCGTCGAAAGCCGCGGCAAGAGCGAGGACGACGACAAGAAAGGCAAGTAAGTCACAGATCCATGATCCCCGGTTTTGACGATTGCAGGACCGGGGGCGGTGACTTAGGCTTGTTCCAATTCCGTTTGGCAGGCGCTGCGCGTCTGTCCCAACATTTGATTTGAAAGGGCTCCCATGGCCAATTCATCCGGCGGCGACAGCAAAAATACGCTCTACTGCTCCTTCTGCGGCAAGAGCCAGCATGAAGTGCGCAAGCTGATCGCGGGCCCCACGGTGTTCATCTGCGACGAATGTGTCGAGCTGTGCATGGATATTATCCGCGAGGAAACAAAGGCATCCGGCCTGAAAGCCACCGACGGCGTGCCGACGCCGAAGGACATCTGCGACGTGCTCGATGACTACGTGATCGGGCAGGCGATGGCCAAACGGGTGCTCTCGGTCGCGGTGCATAACCATTACAAACGCCTCAACCACGCGCAAAAGGGCGGCGACATCGAACTGGCGAAATCCAACATCCTGCTGATCGGCCCTACCGGCTGCGGCAAGACGTTGCTGGCCCAGACGCTGGCGCGGATTCTGGACGTGCCGTTTACCATGGCGGATGCCACCACGTTGACCGAAGCGGGCTACGTTGGCGAGGATGTCGAGAATATCATTCTCAAGCTGTTGCAGGCGTCCGAGTACAACGTCGAGCGCGCGCAGCGCGGCATTGTCTACATCGACGAGGTCGACAAGATCACTCGCAAATCTGAGAATCCATCGATCACCCGCGACGTGTCGGGCGAGGGGGTGCAGCAGGCGCTGTTGAAGTTGATGGAAGGCACGGTCGCCTCCGTGCCGCCGCAGGGCGGGCGCAAGCATCCGCAGCAGGAATTCCTGCAGGTGGACACGACCAACATCCTGTTCATCTGCGGCGGTGCCTTTGCGGGCCTTGACCGGATCATCAAGCAGCGGGGCAAGGGGTCTGCCATGGGCTTTGGTGCCGATGTGCGCGACGACAGCGAACAGGGCATCGGCGAGACATTCCAAGAGCTGGAGCCAGAAGATCTGCTGAAATTCGGTCTGATCCCGGAATTTGTTGGCCGTCTGCCCGTGCTCGCCACGCTCGAAGACCTTGACGAGGACGCGCTGATCACGATCCTGACGCAGCCCAAGAACGCGCTGGTCAAGCAGTACCAGCGTCTGTTCGAGCTTGAGGATACGGCGCTGACCTTTACAGAGGACGCACTCAGCGCCATCGCCAAACGTGCGATCGAACGCAAGACCGGTGCGCGGGGCCTGCGCTCGATCCTTGAGGACATCCTGCTCGACACGATGTTCGAACTGCCGGGTCTGGACAGCGTCAATGAGGTTGTCGTCAACGAGGAAGCGGTCACATCGGACGCCAAGCCGCTGATGATCCACGCCGAAGCGGAGAAAGAGCCCGCATCGGCGAGTTGATCGGACATTCGGTTGGTGAAAGCATGGAAAGGCAGACCTCGGTCTGCCTTTTTTGATTTTGACGGGAAGGGGAGTGGCACATGATCCGGCGGATTTCATCGGGAGGGGCATTTGAGGCCAAGGTCGGCTATTGCCGCGCGGTGGTGGCGGGCGATCTGGTGCATGTTGCCGGTACGGTGGGGCAGGGCGACGATGTGCTGAGCCAGTGCCGCTCCGCCCTGGAGATCATCGGGGACGCCCTGCGCGAGGCCGGCACGGATTTCTCCCGTGTGCTGCGCGTCACCTACATGCTGCCCGACCGCACGGAATTCGAGCTGTGCTGGCCGCTGCTGGCGGAGACCTTCGGCGCGCATCCTCCCGCTGCGACGATGATCGAATGTGGGCTGATCGACCCCAAATACCGCATCGAGATCGAGGTCACTGCCGCCCTTTAGATCGGCGGCAGCTTTGGGATCGGGCGTTCGTTCGGATTTCCGTTGATGTCCTTTGCATCCATCGCGCGCCAATCGTCGTAAAGCGCGCACAGATGCTCGTAGGTGCTTGGTTTGCGCCGCCGCATCTCCGCGATCAGATCGCGGCAATCGTCGACAAGGTTGCACATGATGGAACGGAGCGTCTTGCGCAGCAGATCCTTGTCAAGATCGCCCTGTTTGATGCCGACGGCCAGAAACTCATAGTAGTTGAGCAACTGCGTCACCGCCAGCGCGCTTTCGCGGCTGCGCTCCGCAGCGGCGATCTGGTCGGGGTCGGTTGCGTCTTCGGGCGCGGCCGTGCGCGCGGCATTCCACGCGTCAAAGGATACATCGGTGTATTCGGGGAAAAGATGGCGGCGTTTTTCGAGAATACCGCGAAATTCAGAGCTGAGCCGCGATTCGAGCAGGAGCGTCATCGTCTGCTGTTTGCGTTGCGCGCGCCGGGCGGCGTAGGCGTTGTAGCCAAAGGTACACAACGCCGCAGCGACCGAGACGAGGGCCACGAATGTGCCTGTCGCGGCCAGAAAGGCGGTGTAGCGGGGGTCTGGGTTCTGCGGAAAGCGCGCGTAGGCTGCACCGAATGCGTCCACCGCGATTGGTGCTAACATCGCCAGAAATATCAGGAAAACGGCGCACAAACACGCCGCAAGGAATACGGATGCGATCAAGCGCATTCCGCGTTTGTCACGTCAGCAAACGGCCACCGTTGCCAAATCCGTCGCGAACCGTCGCACGCTGTTTAGAGCTTTTCATTCTGCACGTCCTCAATGCTTGCGGATACAATTGCATCCGCCGGGCGCGGGCGCAAGCCGACTTCTAAGGTCACTCGGCACCCAGACCCTAATAGATCTTGAACCTTTACATAGCGTAAAGCCGCGCAATTTTCAAGCCGGCGTCGGCGCAGGCCTAGACCTGTGCCGCACAATACGGCATACCCCGCCTATAGCCAATCGGAGACTTCCATGGGACTTTTCAACTCGCTCGCCCGCGCCGTGACATGGTGGAACGGCCAGACGCTCAACACGCAGCTGTTCACCTGGCGCAAAGGCGAGAAAGTCGGCGAAGATGATCAGGGCAATATCTATTACCGCAACGCCGATGACAGCAAACGCTGGGTCATTTTCAACGGTGAGGCGGAGGCGACGCGCGTGTCGCCCGATTGGCATGGATGGCTGCACCGTACTTGGGACGAGCCGCCCACCGACAAGCCGCTGACGCACAAGACCTGGGAAAAGCCGCATCAGGAAAACCTGACCGGCACCATGCTGGCCTACGCGCCGGCGGGATCGATCCGCCGCGAAAATCCGGCCGATCGCGGCGATTACGAGGCGTGGACACCGGAGTGACCACCGTGCGTGCGCTGATCCTCGGTCTGGCCCTGTGCGCGGGTGCCGTGCAGGCACAGCAGACCAGTACTGCCTCCGGCGCGGTGCTGCGCGCGCTCGACAAGACGTCGGGCGAGACGGTCGATATCTCTGTGCCCGCCGGGCAGGGGGCGCGGCTGGGCCGCTTGCAGGTGGTGCTGAACGAGTGTCGCTATCCGGCGGGGAACCCTTCGGGCGATGCCTACGCGTCCCTTGAAGTGTCGCAGACCGGCCAGCAGGGCACTGTCTTTTCGGGTTGGATGATCGCCTCTGCACCTGCGCTCAACGCGATGGAGCATCCCCGCTACGATATCTGGGTCATGCGCTGCACCACCTCCTGAGGGGTGGCGGGCGGTGGTGCGGTAAAGCGCGCGTTGCGGGTTTTGGCGTGCGCCAGCTTTGCGTGATACTCGGCACGGGTGATCTCAACCCCGCCCAATGAGGCCAGATGCGGCGTCAGGAATTGCGTATCGAACAGGGTAAATCCCCCCGTCCGCAGCCGGTCTACCAGACAGGCCAGCGCGACCTTGGACGCGTTCGTTCGGCGTGAAAACATGCTCTCACCAAAGAACGCGGCCCCCAGTACCACACCGTAGACGCCGCCCACCAGCGTCTCACCCTCCCAGACCTCCAGCGAATGGGCACGGCCTTCGCGGTGCAGCGCCGTGTAGAGGTCAAAGATCTCGGCATTGATCCAGGTATCGTCGCGGTCGGCGCATCCCTGCACAACGCCCGCAAAATCGGTATTGATGCGGATCTCCCACGGACAGCGGCGCATCGCGCGCCGCAGGCTGCGTGAGAGGTGGAAGCCATCCAGCGGCAGGATGCCCCGGAGGCGCGGATCGACCCAGAACATCTCCGGGTCGTCGCGGCTTTCGGCCATGGGAAAGATGCCGACGCTGTAGCCGTGCAGCAAAAGCTCCGGCGTCACCTCACCCATGGATCACCCCTCTGCGAGGTTGGTTTCCAGCCAGTGCTCCAGCCAGTGGATGTTGTAGTCGCCGGTCTGGATGTCGCGTTCGTCCAGCAGGGCGTGAAACAGCGGCACGGTAGTGTCGATCCCGTCGACGATCAGCTCTCCCAATGCGCGGTGCAGACGGGCAAGCGCCTCCGGCCGGTCGCGGCCCTGCACGATCAGCTTGCCGATCAGGCTGTCGTAGTAGGGCGGGATCGAGTAGCCGGCGTAAAGCGCGCTGTCCATGCGCACGCCCAGCCCCCCGGCGCGTGGTACTGGGTGACGCGGCCCGGCGAGGGGCGGAAGTTCGGCAGTTTTTCCGCGTTGAGGCGCACTTCGATGGCGTGGCCGTTGATCTGTAGCGTGTCCTGTTCGAACTCCATCGGCAGGCCCGCGGCCACGCGGATCTGCTCGCGCACCAGATCGACGCCAAAGATCCCTTCGGTCACGGGGT
Protein-coding regions in this window:
- a CDS encoding DUF2155 domain-containing protein, which produces MRALILGLALCAGAVQAQQTSTASGAVLRALDKTSGETVDISVPAGQGARLGRLQVVLNECRYPAGNPSGDAYASLEVSQTGQQGTVFSGWMIASAPALNAMEHPRYDIWVMRCTTS
- a CDS encoding NADH:ubiquinone oxidoreductase subunit NDUFA12 codes for the protein MGLFNSLARAVTWWNGQTLNTQLFTWRKGEKVGEDDQGNIYYRNADDSKRWVIFNGEAEATRVSPDWHGWLHRTWDEPPTDKPLTHKTWEKPHQENLTGTMLAYAPAGSIRRENPADRGDYEAWTPE
- the aat gene encoding leucyl/phenylalanyl-tRNA--protein transferase, with the protein product MGEVTPELLLHGYSVGIFPMAESRDDPEMFWVDPRLRGILPLDGFHLSRSLRRAMRRCPWEIRINTDFAGVVQGCADRDDTWINAEIFDLYTALHREGRAHSLEVWEGETLVGGVYGVVLGAAFFGESMFSRRTNASKVALACLVDRLRTGGFTLFDTQFLTPHLASLGGVEITRAEYHAKLAHAKTRNARFTAPPPATPQEVVQRMTQIS